The DNA sequence CCCGCGCCGATGACGACCGCCACCCCGAAGACCGTGAGGTCCCAGGCGCTCAGGTTCCGCCGGAGTTTGGTGTCCGGTTCGTCGGTGTCCTTAATGGACTGTTCGATCGATTTAGTGCGCCACAATCCCGTTCCGGGCACCGTTGACCTCCTACGGCTGGCCTGCGAGTTTCGCCGTAGGTCACCCTAACGGGTCAGGCGCGGGTCGGCTTGCCGGAACGCGCGGAGCCGATCACCGGGCGAGGCTGCGGTCCAGGTCCGGCTCGAGGTAGATGAGCTTCGCGACCGGCACCTTCGAGCGCACGCGGGCCTCGGCGTCGTCGATGGCCGTGGCCACCGCGGCGGTGTCGAGGCCGGGCACCAGCGCCAGCTTCGCCGCGACCAGCAGCTCGTCCGGGCCGAGGTACTGGGTGCGGATGTGGATGACGCGCTCGACCTTGCCCGCGGCCAGCTCGTCGACGATCGTCGCGAGGACCGCCGGGTTCGCGCCTTCGCCGATGAGGAGGCTCTTCATCTCGACGATCAGGATGATCGCGATGACGCCCAGCAGCAGGCCGATCCCGAGGGTGCCGACGCCGTCCCAGACCGGATCGCCGGTGACCACCGACAGCCCGACACCGAGCAGCGCGAGGACGAGTCCGAGCAGCGCGCCGGCGTCCTCCAGCAGGACGACCGGGAGCTCCGGCTCCTTGGCCTGGCGGATGAAGCCCCACCAGCTGACGTCACCCTTGATCTTCTTCGACTCGCCGACGGCGGTGTAGAAGCTGTAGCCCTCGAGACCCACCGCGACGACCAGGATGATCACGGCGACGATCGGCGACTCCAGCGGCTCCGGCGCGCCGATCTTGTGGATGCCTTCGTAGATCGCGAACGCCGAGCCGAGGGTGAAGAGCATCAGCGCGACGATGAAGGAGTAGAAGTACCGGTCGCGGCCGTAGCCGAACGGGTGCTCCTTGTCCGCCGCGCGCCTCGACGTCTTCTGGCCGAGCAGCAGCAGGCCCTGGTTCGTGGTGTCGGCCAGCGAGTGCACCGACTCCGCCAGCATCGACGACGACCCGGTGACGAGGAAGCCGACGAACTTCGCGGCCGCGATCCCGGCGTTGGCTCCGAGCGCGGCGATGATCGCCTTGGTTCCGCCTCCAGCTGACACGACCGCTCCCCTGGTAGGTCCTGAATGTCCGGGTGGAGCGTAATCGGAGCGGTTCCGGTGGGTCCCCACCGGCCGGGATTTCGATCAGGCGATGGCGGCGGCCGGCTTCGGCGGACGCCGACGACTGCGCGCGGACAGCCGTGGACACCACCGGCCTGGGCAGAACTCCCGTCACGCGCAAACGCGCCCGGTTTTGTCGGTGCCCTCCGCTACCGTGGCCCTCCCTGCTCGCCCGTCCAGGAAGGTGCCATGGCGTACTTCGCCGTGCTCGGCGCGCTTGCGATCGAAAGCCCGCCGGGCCAGTGGCCCGTACTGCGCGGAGACCGGCAGCGCACGCTGCTGGCCGTGCTGCTGCTGAACGCCAACCAGCACGTCCACGTCGACGTGCTGGTCGAAGCCCTGTGGCCGGAGCGGCCGCCGAAGTCGTACACCTCGAACCTGCACACCTACCTCTCGCGGCTGCGCGACCGGATCGACGGCCTGCGCGTCGAGCGCGGGCCGCTCGGGTACCGGCTGCGGGCCGAGCCGCACGAACTCGACCTGCTCGCGTTCCGGGCGGCCGCCGCCGAAGGGAAGCGGGCGGGGGACGCGGTCACGGCGTCGCGGCACTACCGGCGGGCGCTCGCGTTGTGGCGGGGGCCCGTGCTGGCCGGGCTGCACGTGCCGCGGCTCGACGCCGACGTCGCGCGGCTGGAGTCCGAACGGCTCGCCGTCTTCGAGGACTGCGTCGACGCCGATCTGAACGCCGGGCGGCACGGGGAGCTGACCGGCGAGCTGCCGGCGATGATCACCGAGCACCCGCTGCGCGAACGGCTGGCCGCGCAGCTGATGACCGCGTTGCACCGGGCCGGCCGGCAGGGTGATTCGCTCGAGATCTACCGGCGGCTGCGGACCACGTTGATCGAGGAGCTCGGCGTCGAACCGGGCGCCGAAGCCCGCCGGGTGCACGCGGCCGTGCTGCGCGGCGAAGATCCGGTGCCGCGGCTGCCCGCGCCGGTCTGGCCGGTGTGCCAGCTGCCGCCGGACACCGCGGACTTCACCGGCCGCGACACCGAACTGGCCGAACTCACCGGCGTGCTGGGCAGCGGTGACGGCGTCCCCGTCGCGGTGCTCAGCGGCGAACCGGGCGCGGGCAAGAGCACCCTGGCCATGCGCGCCGCCCACCGGCTGCGGGCGCGGTTCCCGGACGGCCAGCTGTACGTCCCGTCCGGCCCGCGCGACCTCGGTGACGTCCTGGCCGACCTGCTGCGCGCGCTCGGCGTCACCGGCCCGGCCATCCCGGACGACGTCCACGCCCGCGCGGCGGTGTTCCGCGGCCGGCTCACCGACCGCCGCGTGCTCGTGGTGCTCGACGACGCCACCGACCCCGAGCACGTCCGCATGCTGCTGCCGGGCACGCCGGGCTGCGCCGTCCTGGTGACGAGCCGGCGCCGGCTCAGCGGCCTCGCGGGCGCGCACCGGCTGCCGCTCGGGCCGCTGCCGGACGCCGACGCGACACGCCTGCTGACCCGGCTCGCGGGCGACCGCGTGGCGCGCGAACCCGCCGACGCCGCGCGCATCATCGCGGCCTGCGACCACCTGCCGCTGGCCCTGCGGATCGCCGGCAGCAGGCTGGCCATCCGCCCGCACCTGCGGCTCGCCGGGCTGGCCGATCGGCTCGAGGACGAGGTCCGCCGGCTCGACGAGCTGACGGTCAGCGACCTGGGCGTCCGCGGCAGCATCGCGCTGAGCTACGACGGCCTCCGCCCGCTCACGCGGCGCGCGTTCCGGCTGATCGGCCGCTGCGCCAACCTCGACCTGCCCGCTTGGGCGATCACCGCGCTGATCGACGACCCGGGGGCCGACGAAGCCGTCGAAGAGCTCGTCGAGGCCAGCCTGCTGGAGTCCGGCGGCCCGGACGAGACCGGCGAAGGCCGTTACCGGCTGCACGACCTCGTCCGCCTCTACGCGACCGAACTCGACGCGCCCGACGGCGGCGGCCTGCGCACGGTGCTGGCGGCGACGCTGGCCCTGGCCGACACGGCGGCGGCGCGGCTGCCCCGCACGGTGCCGATGCCGGCACTGGCGCGGGAAGCACCCGCGCAGCCCTTGCCACCCGAGCTCGTCGAGCGGCTGCTGGCGCGACCGGAGCGCTGGTTCGCCGCCGAACGCGCGAACCTCCTGCTGCTCGTCGGCACGCTGTGCGGGCTGGGCCGCCGGCACGACGCGCTGCTCCTGCTCGACCGGCTCAGCGGATACCTGTACCTGCAGGGGCACTACGCCGACATGCGCGCGGGCTACGAGACGGTGCTGGCAGCCGCGGGCGAAGACGGCTCCCTGACGGCGATCGCCGAGGCCAACCTGACGTTGCTGCGCCACGCCCGCGGCCAGTACGAGGAGGCCGCGGCCGGGTACCGCGAGTGCGCGAAGAAGCTGGAGGAGCACGGCGATCGCCGCACTCACGCCTGGGTTTCGGCCAACCTGGCGCACTGCCTGATCGGGCTGGGCCGCGCGGAAGAGGCCCTGCACACGGCCGCGCACGCGCGCGAACTGTTCACTGTGGACGGTGACGCGGCCGAGCTGGGCCGGGTCCGAGCGGCGGAGTCGGCCGCCTTGCACCGGCTGGGCCGGGTCGGCGACGCCCTGCGCGTCGACGAGGAAGCCGTGGCGCTGGCCCGGAAATCCGGCGAGCCGCGACAGCTGGGAACAGCTCTGCACGGCGTCGCGTGGTCGCTTTTGCTCAGTGGGCAGCCGGCCGAGGCGGCGTCGGCGATCACGGAATCGGTGACGCTGCTGCGAACAACCCCGGCGAGGTCGGCACTGGCGAAGTCCCTGCGCACGCTGGGCGCGATCGAGGCGTACCGAGGCGAACGACGGCGGTCGGTGGAGGCGTTCGAGGCGGCTCGCGACCTGGCCCGAGAGCTGGACGAACGACCGCGAGAGCTGTCGTGCACCCGAGCGCTCGCGGCCGCCTGGATCGGCGAAGGCCGTGCGGCACAGGCGATCCCGGTCCTGCGAGCGTGCCTCGACGAGTTCCGCGAAATGGGCGGCCGCCCCGCGACCAGCCTGACGTGGCTCGTCTTGCACCGCGCGTACGAGACGACCGGCGACCAGGCATCGGCGGCCGAAGCAGCCACGGAGGCCGCGGCCCTGACGGAGCCACGCGACGCCAGCGCGGCCACCCTGCGGCGAGCCCTGCTGGCGCTCACCGAACCCGTGTAGCTGCCTCGGCTGCTTCACGCGCCGACGGCGGCCCGAAACGGGGTGGTGCCGCCCCCTCGCGACACCACCCCCGCTGGGCGACCGCGGTCGCGTCTCCCCGCACGACCACACCCGCCCCGACCTCGGCGGCAGCAGCCCAACCCGCACAGCGAACCGGGCCACGCGACCTCACTGGGCCGTTGCACCTGTACCTGCCCCGTACGACCCGTCCAGGCCTCCCGGGCCAGCCTGCCGCTCGGCAAGACCGGCGGCACCATCTGTGGGCCGGGCCACCGCAGCCGCACTCCCCGTACGACCAAAGCCACCCCGCATGACACCGCCTCGGCGGGCTGCCTGCCCGGCCCGCGAGCCCGGCCCGCGCCACCTCAGCCGGGACAACCGCAGCCGCGCCTCCCCGCACGACCACACCCACCCCGCACGACACCGTCCCGGTCAGGCGATCCCGGGCACCCAACCCGGCCCGCTCAGCGAAACCGGCGGGCGCAATCCCAGCCAACCAACCGCGACCGCACCTCCAGCGCCCGCCGGGCACCCTCCAAGCCAGACAACCGCGCTCCCCGCACGACCACAACCCGCCCTGCACGACACCACTCCGGCCGCACAACCCCGGCACCCGACCGCACGCCCACCGAAACCGGCGGGCACCATCCAAGCCAGACAGCCGACGCCGCACCTCCCCGCGCGGCGCCACCTTGGGCGAGGCACTCCCGCAGCCACATCCCGTACGGCACCACCTCGGCGAGACAATCCCGACGCCCCACCTCCCCGCACGGCGCCACCTCGGCGAGACACTCCCGACGCCCCACCTCCCCGCAGGGCACCACCTCGGGCAAGGCACTCCCACAGCCCCACCTCCCCGTACGGCACCACCTCGGGCAAGACACTCCCGCAGCCACGCCTCCCCGCGCGACTTGCGCCCTCGCGGCACCACCCGACCCCGCACTCCGCAGCCACGCCTCCCCAGCGTGACCACGCCCCTCCAGAACCGAGTGGCACCGTCCAGGTCGCCGACGCCGGGCATCAGACCGGCGTCACCCCCAGCAGCGTCCGCCGCCCCTTGCTCTCGCTCTTCCTCCCCGGAAATCGACAGCACGAGGCTCCAGGACCACCCCTCGGACCGATACTGGCGAACCCCGCCACACGGAACGCACACAGAACACCCGGCCGCCCGCGCACGAAAAAGCCACCAGGAGCAGGCGCTCCTGGTGGCTTTCAAGCAGAGTTCAGCAGGTTCCCGCCGTCGCGCGGAAGAGCTGGGCGCCGGTCCTGTCGAGCGGGCGAATCTTCACCGGCGGGTCGGCGGCCGGCAGCCAGACCGACTGGCCTCGGCGCAGCTCCACCTTCTCGCCGTCGTCCGCCGTCACCAGCAGGTCGCCCGCCGTGCACAGCAGGATCTGCGGGCCGATGCTGTCGACCGTCACTTCGTCGTCCTGACCCGAAGTCCACTCGACGCGCGAGAGCTCGAACTCCGGCGCGTCCGTGTGGTAGATCGCCATCCGGTCGCCCGCGTCGCCGCACTGGACCGGCATCTCGCCGCACGCGAAGTCGACCACTCGCAGCAGCTCCGGGACATCCACGTGCTTCGGCGTCAAGCCGCAGCGCAGGATGTTGTCCGAGTTCGCCAGGATCTCCACGGCCGTGCCGTTCAGGTACAGGTGCAGGTTGCCGGCCGGCAGGTAGATCGCCTCGCCCGCGCGCAGCGTCAGGCGGTTCAGCAGCAGCGCCGCCAGCACGCCCGCGTCGCGCGGGTGGGTCTCGCCCAGCTCCAGGATCGTCCGGCACTCGACCGCGAACTCGCCGTGCTCGCGCAGGTGCCGGACGCACGAGTCCAGCACCTCCGGCAGCAGCGCGTCGAGCGACGACTGCGGCAGCGTGATCCACGTCGTGAACAGCGCCCGCAGGCCCGACGGGTCCAGTTGCGCCTCGAGCAGCCCGGTGTACTTCGCCAGCCCCGGCGTCTCGATCGCCTTCAGCAGCTTGACGGTGCGCTCCGGCTCGCGGAACCCGGCCAGCGCGTGGAACTCCGTAAGCGCGCAGACGAGCTCCGGCTTCGCCGTCGGGTCCGGATAGTTGCGGTTCGGCGCGTCCCGCGGGATGCCCAGCTTCTCCTCGCGGGCGTGCCCCTCCGCGGCCTGCGCCGCCGACGGGTGCGCCTGCATCGACAGCGGCTCCTCCGCGGCGAGGATCTTCAGCAGGAACGGCAGCCGCCCGCCCCACCGCTTCGCGCAGCGCTCGCCGAGCTGGTTCAGCGGGTCGGCTTCGACCAGCTCCAGCAAGCTCCGCTCGGTCCCGTCGGGACCGATGACGTGCGACGGGTCGCCCGGGTGGGCTCCCATCCACAGCTCGGCCTCGGGGTGCGGCGCGGGGATCGGACGGCCCAGCAGCTCGGGGATCGCCGTCCGCGATCCCCAGGCGTAGGGCCGCACCGCGTTGCGCAGCAGCTCCACTGTCACCTCAACTCCACTCCTTCGGCACCGGCCCGGGCCGGTGCTCGGCGGGTCTCACGCCGTCACGGGCTCGAAGCGGCCCGCGCCGCCGATGCTGCCCGCCGCCAGCCCGAGATAGACCGCCGCCAGTTCGAACCGCAGCGCCAGCACCGCGGCCCGCACGATTTCGTCCGCCTCGAACTCCTCGGCCGGGGCGATGACGTCCGCACCCGGCAGCAGATCCTCGGCCTGGAAGCGTGCCGCGTCCGTAGCCGGACCGGTACGCACCGAGAGAAGCAGCACCCGGGTGAGGATGTCACCTGATGGATCGTCCGGATCGGCGAAGATGTCACGCTCCGCGCCACTCGATTGCGCCGCCCGCCGCAATGCGGGGCGCGCCAGAGCCTGACGGAAATCCTCGACATCACAGACGGTAGCAGCGTGCGCCGCGAACGCGTGCGCAGCGTGTTCACCGACGGCGACGGCGACCGGGTCCAGCCCCCACAGGAGCGGCACGCGGTCGGCGACCCGCAACGCGAGCGCTTTGGCCGGGTTCGCGAACGAGTCGCGGGCCAGGTAATCCTTTTCGGCTTCCAGGTCGAGCTGGTCGGCCAGCACCTGGACGTCGGCGACCAGCAGGCCCAGCGCGTTCGCGGTGAGCAGCCCGGCGGCCAGGCCGCGCGGGAACGCCAGCTCCGGCGGCACCGGGATCCGCGGCGCCAGCAGCACGCCCTTGCCCGCCACGGCGGCGGCCACCGGACCTTCCGCCGGCGCGGAGAGCACCACCGACGCGCCGAAGCGCGCGGCCCGCTCCAGCGACGCGGCGAGTTCGCGGTCACCGGCGTCGTCGGTGTGCGCGAAGACGACGTCGAGCGCGCCGATCCAGCTCGGCACCACCTCGGCGACGACCACCGGCACCGGGCACGCCGGCGCCAGCAGCGCCGCCAGCAGCCGCGTGAGCGTCCGGCTCACGCCAGGCCGGTCGATCAGCACGACGGCACGCGGCCGGCCCACGTCGAGCCGGTCGGCCAGGCCCAGCTCGGCCGCGAGCTCGGTGGTCGCCCGCACCTGGGCGCCCGCCATCGCGGCGGCGCGGAGCAACCCCGCGCTGTCGGCCTCGGCCAGGCGCGCGGGGTCGTCGAGCAGCGTGTCGTCAAGCACCGTCGGCATCGGACGCTTCGCTTTCAGCGGGGCCGCCGGTGGCTTCGTCGAGCAGCAGTACCGGGATCCCGTCGCGGACCGGGTACACCCGGCCGCACTCGGTACAGGTCAGGGCGTCGGCCTCCGGGTCGCCCGGCGTCCCGGGACGCAGCGGGGCGTGATCGGGCGACGGGCACGCCAGGATCTCGAGGAGCTGGGCGTCGAGCGTGAGGGCCATGGTTCCTCCATACCACGCGATAAGGTGGGGAGAAGAGCACAGTTTCGGACACAGTTCGGTCCGGACGGCCCTTCTCCCCCGGGACGGGTCAGCTGCGGATGATCGCGAGGACGTCTTCCACCAGGGCCTGCACCGCCTCGGCGTTGGCGGCCTCGACGTTCAGCCGCAGCAGCGGCTCGGTGTTCGACGGGCGCAGGTTGAACCACGCGCCGCCCGGCAGCTGCACGGTGAGACCGTCCAGTTCGTCGATCTCGACCCCGGACTTGCCGCCGAACGCGTCCTTGACGGCCATCATCTTGGCGACCTGGTCGTCCACCGTGGAGTTGATCTCCCCCGACGCCGCGTAGCGCGAGTACGCGCTGGTCAGGTCGGACAGCGGGCCGTCCTGCTCGCCGAGCGCGGCGAGCACGTGCAGCGCCGCCAGCATGCCGGTGTCGGCGCGCCAGAAGTCGCGGAAGTAGTAGTGCGCCGAGTGCTCGCCGCCGAAGATCGCGCCGGTGCGGGCCATCTCGGCCTTGATGAAGGAGTGCCCGACCCGGGTGCGGACCGGCTTGCCGCCGTGCTCGGCGACGATCTCCGGCACACCCTTGGACGTGATCAGGTTGTGGATGACCGTGCCGCCCGGGTCCTTGGCCAGCTCGCGCACGGCGACCAGCGCCGTGATCGCGCTCGGCGAAACCGGCTCGCCGCGCTCGTCGACGATGAAGCAGCGGTCGGCGTCGCCGTCGAAGGCCACGCCCGCGTCCGCGCCGGCCTCGCGCACCTTCGCCTGCAGGTCGACGATGTTCGCCGGGTCCAGCGGGTTGGCCTCGTGGTTCGGGAAGCTGCCGTCGAGCTCGAAGTACATCGGCACGACGTCGATCGGCAGCCCGTCGAAGACGGTCGGGACGGTGTGCCCGCCCATGCCGTTGCCGGCGTCGACCACGATCTTCAGCGGCCGGTTGCCGGACAGGTCGACGAGGTTGCGCAGGTAGGCGGCGTAGTCGGCGAGGACGTCGCGCTCCGAGACGGTGCCGCGCTGGCCCTCGAAGCCGGGCACGCCCTGCTCGACGGTGTCGCGGATCTCGGCGAGCCCGGTGTCCTGGCCGACCGGCGACGCGCCCGCGCGGCACATCTTGATGCCGTTGTACTTGGCCGGGTTGTGGCTGGCGGTGAACATCGCGCCCGGCAGGTTCAGCGAACCCGACGCGAAGTACAGCTGGTCGGTGCTCGCCAGGCCGATGCTGACGACGTCGAGGCCCTGCGAGGTGACTCCCTCGGCGAAGGCCGCGGACAGCCCCGGCGACGAGTCGCGCATGTCGTGGCCGATCACCACCGCGGGGGCCTCGGGCTTGATGAGCAGCGCGAACGCGGCACCGAAGTCGCGGACGAGGTCCGCGTCGAGCTGCTCGCCGACCACGCCGCGAATGTCGTAGGCCTTCACGATGCCCGAAAGGTCTGGCACGCCGTCTCCCCGCGAATAGTCGTCCCGGCGCCCGCTGCGCCGCGCGGAAAGCCTACCGGCGCCGGAGGTGGGTTACGCGTTCAGGCGCGGCCGGGCAGGACCCGGAGGTGGCCGCGGCGCCCGGAGGGGCCTTCGGGCTCGGGGGCCGGCGGCGCGGGCTTGTCGGACCGGCCGGCCTCGCGCACGGCCTCGGCCAGCGCGGTCAGCTCGTCGGCCGACGGGTCCGGAGCGGCGAACGCGCCTTCGTGCCGGACGACTTCCCAGCCCTTGGGGACGGTCAGCCGCAGCGCGTGGGCTTCGCAGAGGTCGTACGAGTGGGGCTCGGAGGCGGTGGCCAGAGGGCCGACGACGGCGGTGGAGTCGCTGTAGGCATACGTCAGCGTGGCCACAGCCGGCTCGAGACAGCCGGTACGCGAACACTTCCGTACGCTCCGCACGATCGGAAACGATAGCGCGTCGCCGCAAGGACGTAGGAGCGACACGCGCTGAGACGCGCCGACCGCATAGACTTCCGGGGTGGCGACGGCTCGTGACTACCGACAACGGCGGCGCCTGCGACGGGACCGGCACGGCCGGGGCCTGCGCGGGACGCTCTATCCGGCGACCCTGCCCGCCGCCGCGAGCCGCGCGGAGCGGTTCGACGCGCTGGTGCTCGACGCGCTGGAACCGATCGAAGCGCGCTGGCGCCACGAGCTGACGAAGCTGGACGTGGCGGTCGACGACGTGCCCGAAGTCCGCGAGAACGGCCACGCGCCCGCGGACGGCGTGCTGCACGACGGCGCGGTGCCGCTGTCGCGCCTGGTCCCGGCGGGGGTGGATCGCACGGGGATGCCCACGCGCGCCCGGATCGTGCTGTACCGGCGGCCGCTGGAGGCACGGGCGAAGGACCCGTCGGAGCTGGCCGAGCTGGTGCACGACGTGCTGGTGGAGCAGGTGGCGGGGTACCTCGGCGTGGAACCGGACGTCATCGAAGGCGAGTAGTCCGCTCGCGCTCGGCCCCCACGCCCCGACAGGGCGTGGGGAGACTGGCGTCCCGGGCTCAGCGGCGGCGCCGGGCCGGGACCGCCGTCAGCAGGGTGAACAGCACCGCCGCCAGCTGGGCCAGCAGCAGCAGGTTCCGTTCCGTGCCCGGGTACTCCACCGTCACCTCCGACGTCGCCGGGGGCACCGAGACCGCCACCTGGTGGCCCCACGCCGGGACGATCGGGACCGGTTTGCCGCCCACCGAAGCCTTCCAGCCCGCTTCCTGCTCCGCCGCCAGCACCAGCAGGCGGCCGGTCGGGCCGTCCGAGACCCGGACGCGGACGTCCGGGAGGCCCGCTTGCACCGGGGCCACGCCCGGCGCGTTCCCGGGGGCGCCGCCGCCCGTGACCGCGGCCTTGGCCTGCTCCGGGGAGATCAGGATCACCTGGCCCGCCGGTGACAACAGGCGGAGCACGCCACGGCCGTCGGAGGTCGGGGCCGCCACCGACACCATGTCCTTCGCCAGCGGTGGGTACGCCCGCGGGTCGGCGCCCGGCGGGAGCACCACGTACTCCACGCCCGCGGCCGCCGCCGCGGCGAACGTCCGCTGTACCGCCGCCGCGTCGCCTTGGCCGAGGTCGCGGCGCCACGTCGCGAGCCGGGCCGGGGTGCCGGGCGTGGGGGCCAGGTCGTCGTCGCCGTAGTGGGGCAGGCGGCCGCCGGTCTGGCGGGTCGCGTCGGGCGTGAGGTCGAGCACCGACCGGCCGGACGCGCCCAGCTCCGCCGTCACCTCCGGCGCCAGTGAAGGACGCTCGCCGGCGCGAAGGGGTCCCTGCCCGCCGACGACCACCGCGCCGGCGGCCAGCGCGAGGAACACCACGACCCCGGCGATCGCGGACACCTTCGGCAGCCACGTCGACGGCACCCCGGCCGCACCGCCGCGCTGCCACGAACCGAGCACGACCCACAGCAGCCCCGCGCCGACGATCAGCAGCGGCACCCCCGCGTAACCGTGCGCCGCCGCGCCGCCCTGCATCGGGGTCGCCGTGACGAGCCGGACCAGCACCAGGCCACCGGCGCCCAGGACCCCCAGCGCGAGCCCGCCCGCGGCGAGCTTCGTCGGCCGGACGACGAGCGCCACCAGCGCCGCCGCGATCACCGCGACGCCGATCGGCCACGCGCCGGGCCCGCCCGGGGCGAGCCCGGCCAGGTCCGTGCCGGACACCGGCGACGCCGCGCCGCCCAAGCCCTGGACGAGCAGTTCCGGGTGCTTCAGCAGCACCGTCGGCCACGGCAGCAGCAGCGCCAGCGGCAGCAGCACGACGATCCCGACCGACGCGATCCGCCGCGCCAGCCCGGTCGGCGCCGGCAGCACCACGAACCCGATCAGCAGCCCGGCGAGCGCGAGCCCGTGCGCCAGCGGCGAGAACGCGCCGAGCAGCGCGACGCCGAACGCCGAGAGCGCCGACACGTGCAGCCACCGGGTGTCCGCGCGGACCAGCAGCCCGGCGATGCCCGCCGCGACGAGCGGCAGCACCAGGTGCACCACGACGACGTCGAGCCGGCCCTGCGCCACCGCCGCCGTGGCGGCCGGCAGCAGCGCGTACGTCGCGGCGATGACCGCGCGCACCCACCGGCGCACGCGAAGCCGCCGGGTCGCCACGTACGCGCTCAGCGCCGCCAGCGGGATGTCCCCGAGCAGCAGGACGGCGACGAGCGCGGCCGGGCCGCCGATCGGCGCGAACACCGCGCCGATCGTGCCCAGCACCGGGACCGTCGCCGAGGCGGGCGCGCCGGTGCCGCCGGCGATCGCGTGCCACGGCGTGAGGTACGACGTCCAGAGCTCACCCAGGCCACCCACCGGGAGCAGCTTGCCCCCGAACAGGTCGAGCCCGAGCCGGGCGCGGTTGACGAACAACCCCAGCGCCGTCATCACGACCAGCAGCACCACCGGCGGCGCGAAGATCGTCGCGCCGAGCACACGACGGCGGTTCACCTCGACGAAGACGATCTCGGGCTCGGGTGCCGGAGCGGCTTCTTCAGCGATTTCCGTGGTTTCCGAGGTTTTCGTGGTTTCCGGTTCCGGCGCCACGGTTTCCGGCAGCGTGACGGCGACGAGCGTGCCCGGCCGCCGCAGCCCCGACCCGCGCGAGCTGACCCCGCGCAGCGCGCCGGCGGGCAGCGCGTCCGGCCCGACCGGACGGTTCTCGCG is a window from the Amycolatopsis sp. NBC_00355 genome containing:
- a CDS encoding glycosyltransferase family 2 protein codes for the protein MPRTAAPPALRTAPVLAIVVCHNGENWLPLALSSLRRSTLRPRHVLAVDTGSTDATPRLLAEAADPGSDPDATPVLSGIVTLSSETGFAAAVAEAVEHATERWGDPGAWLWLLHDDCAPEPDCLDELLKVATAQPSATVLGALGLDWTDPRLIVEAGLSTDASGHRQQVAATGDDPAEVLAVPSAGSLVRRDAWDALGGFDPDFPLLREDLDFGWRANAAGGLVLSVPAARVRHARAVTTGQRPADAVPTSLAAANRAHGLRVFLVNCSTFSFWLGMIRLPLLSVLRALAFVLLRRTGEARAEFAAAAYLLSGRGGLRAARAHRRRNPRPGTVRGLFTGRGTRLRNAVRAGVVGLVRRGVENDVALGTVPETVETESAWVTPEALDARENRPVGPDALPAGALRGVSSRGSGLRRPGTLVAVTLPETVAPEPETTKTSETTEIAEEAAPAPEPEIVFVEVNRRRVLGATIFAPPVVLLVVMTALGLFVNRARLGLDLFGGKLLPVGGLGELWTSYLTPWHAIAGGTGAPASATVPVLGTIGAVFAPIGGPAALVAVLLLGDIPLAALSAYVATRRLRVRRWVRAVIAATYALLPAATAAVAQGRLDVVVVHLVLPLVAAGIAGLLVRADTRWLHVSALSAFGVALLGAFSPLAHGLALAGLLIGFVVLPAPTGLARRIASVGIVVLLPLALLLPWPTVLLKHPELLVQGLGGAASPVSGTDLAGLAPGGPGAWPIGVAVIAAALVALVVRPTKLAAGGLALGVLGAGGLVLVRLVTATPMQGGAAAHGYAGVPLLIVGAGLLWVVLGSWQRGGAAGVPSTWLPKVSAIAGVVVFLALAAGAVVVGGQGPLRAGERPSLAPEVTAELGASGRSVLDLTPDATRQTGGRLPHYGDDDLAPTPGTPARLATWRRDLGQGDAAAVQRTFAAAAAAGVEYVVLPPGADPRAYPPLAKDMVSVAAPTSDGRGVLRLLSPAGQVILISPEQAKAAVTGGGAPGNAPGVAPVQAGLPDVRVRVSDGPTGRLLVLAAEQEAGWKASVGGKPVPIVPAWGHQVAVSVPPATSEVTVEYPGTERNLLLLAQLAAVLFTLLTAVPARRRR